The DNA window CAAATCCTGACGACTATTAATATCATTTCGCAGTATGGCATAAGTTGCGATAATCTGCTCATTTTCTAGTGCAATATAAAAACTAGGAACAGAATCACCTGTTTTACCTGAATACTTCATACAATCTTCATAAAATTTATAGTTATTTTCATTTCCCCATTGTCCCCAGAATACCTTTAACGCGTCATCAAATAATTCTGGTCTGTGTTGAATATTAGTAATTTCCATTTATCCACCTCTTTATTTTTCGACTTTGTTAAATTAGACTGTTGTTTTTTTATTTGATAATACTTGAAAGACCTAGAGGGTAAACTCGCAATTTAACCTCACCTAACAATTCGTCCTTCGCGATAAAGCCAAACATTCTACTATCATAGCTTTGCAGACGATTGTCACCCATCACAAAATAGTAGCCTTCTGGTACTCGCGAACTTTCTGTATTTTGTTCCAAGGTAAAGTCCTCTGTTAATTGGCCAAACAGAATTTTTTCTTTATTCGCTTTTAAATAGGGTTCGTCATATGCTTTTCCATTTATAAAGAGAACGTCGTCTTTTACTTCAATTTTATCACCCGACAAACCAATAACTCTTTTAATGTAGTTATCTTTCATGTTAGGCGATTTAAAAACGACTATATCAAATCGTTCTATTTTACTTGTCTTACTAATTACTACTTTTTGATTATCTTCAAACGTTGGAGACATGGACTCTCCCTGAACGGTAATAGGAGTAAATAAAAATTGTCGACATACAAAAACAACAACAAATGCGAAGATAATCGTTTTAACCCAAGACATTACTTCATTTTTGTGATTTTCTTTCACATTAAACACTCCTTATTATTTAGATTAATTGGACCCATTGACTGATAGTTTAATATATACTAATCATAGTATGAGTTAGAATGTTCTGTCTACTATTTAAAACATAGGATGGTGAATTGACATGAGAAACCGAGGAGCAACCGTTATTATTGAAAATGGTCGTGTTGCGTTAATTAAAAGAACGAAACCTCATATGACTTATTATGTATTTCCTGGTGGAGGTATGGAGGTGGGTGAAACACCTGAACAGACTGCTATTCGAGAAACT is part of the Psychrobacillus sp. FSL H8-0483 genome and encodes:
- the lepB gene encoding signal peptidase I, giving the protein MKENHKNEVMSWVKTIIFAFVVVFVCRQFLFTPITVQGESMSPTFEDNQKVVISKTSKIERFDIVVFKSPNMKDNYIKRVIGLSGDKIEVKDDVLFINGKAYDEPYLKANKEKILFGQLTEDFTLEQNTESSRVPEGYYFVMGDNRLQSYDSRMFGFIAKDELLGEVKLRVYPLGLSSIIK
- a CDS encoding GNAT family N-acetyltransferase, whose translation is MEITNIQHRPELFDDALKVFWGQWGNENNYKFYEDCMKYSGKTGDSVPSFYIALENEQIIATYAILRNDINSRQDLFPWLACLYVDPSYREKSIGEKLLEHGLQITKQLGYEKLYLASDLNGYYEKYGWTHSTITYYPFGGSIKVYEKAVK